From Shewanella yunxiaonensis, the proteins below share one genomic window:
- the mutH gene encoding DNA mismatch repair endonuclease MutH, with protein MNPLISPPESIDVLLQRAEALAGLSLGQLAQSFGIQPPTNLRRDKGWPGQLLEIALGANAGSKPQQDFLHLGVELKSIPVDQNGMPMETTYVCVAPLMDITGLRWEQSLVYHKLQQVLWIPIQGERTLTPATRRIGMPILWRPDNEQLRQLQQDWEEIMELISLGKVSTITARHGEVLQLRPKAANSRALTASIAEDGSIQMTNPRGFYLKTSFTRQILRQYFG; from the coding sequence ATGAATCCCTTAATATCCCCTCCAGAATCCATTGACGTCTTGCTACAACGTGCAGAGGCCCTTGCTGGCTTATCGCTGGGTCAATTAGCACAGTCATTCGGGATTCAACCACCCACCAATCTTCGTCGTGACAAAGGTTGGCCGGGACAGTTATTGGAGATCGCATTAGGCGCTAATGCCGGCTCGAAGCCGCAGCAGGATTTTTTGCATCTGGGTGTCGAACTCAAAAGCATTCCTGTCGACCAAAACGGTATGCCCATGGAAACCACGTATGTCTGTGTTGCCCCGCTAATGGACATTACCGGATTACGTTGGGAACAAAGCCTGGTTTACCACAAACTGCAGCAGGTGCTGTGGATACCCATTCAAGGTGAACGAACGCTAACGCCAGCTACACGCCGCATCGGCATGCCAATTTTGTGGCGGCCAGACAATGAACAATTGCGGCAGCTGCAACAAGACTGGGAAGAGATAATGGAACTGATCAGTCTCGGTAAAGTTAGCACTATTACGGCTCGCCATGGTGAAGTGCTGCAGTTACGCCCAAAGGCCGCCAACAGTCGCGCATTAACTGCTAGCATTGCTGAAGATGGCAGTATTCAGATGACCAATCCCAGAGGGTTTTACCTTAAAACCAGTTTTACCCGTCAAATCCTGCGACAATATTTTGGCTAA
- the oxyR gene encoding hydrogen peroxide-inducible genes activator, giving the protein MKPLPSLKNLYYLVNLHQEQNFNRAAGICHVSQSTLSSGIQNLEEQLGYQLIERDHKSFMFTAIGEEVVQRALKILTDVDDLVELVKNQGEPMTGEIRLGCIPTIAPFLLSRLVKQCQASYPQLSLLLKEDTTERLLVSLGKGELDLLLLALPADVTGYHSMKVGIDPFKMVIHKDLANNVHEPVDYQALPDESIFLLQSEHCITGHAISACKLGDSRKVNPFAATSLHTLVQMVNSKLGTTFLPQMAIDAGILKDTDLVVLNPPGDSPFRDIGLVWRQTTSRIRTFRTLGLEVQKLLQQKIDG; this is encoded by the coding sequence ATGAAACCTTTACCAAGTCTTAAGAATCTCTATTATCTGGTGAATTTGCATCAAGAGCAGAATTTTAATCGAGCTGCCGGCATTTGCCATGTCAGCCAGTCAACATTATCCAGTGGTATCCAAAATTTAGAGGAGCAACTGGGGTATCAACTGATCGAGCGGGATCATAAATCCTTTATGTTCACCGCCATCGGTGAAGAAGTGGTACAGCGAGCGCTCAAAATTCTCACCGATGTGGATGATCTGGTAGAGTTGGTGAAGAACCAAGGCGAACCCATGACTGGGGAAATCCGGTTGGGGTGTATTCCAACCATTGCGCCGTTCTTGTTGAGTCGCCTAGTAAAACAATGCCAAGCAAGTTATCCGCAGTTGAGTTTGCTGCTTAAAGAGGATACTACCGAGCGTTTATTGGTATCGCTTGGCAAAGGAGAACTCGATTTACTGCTGTTGGCTTTACCTGCGGATGTTACCGGCTATCACAGCATGAAAGTGGGCATCGATCCCTTTAAGATGGTGATCCATAAAGACCTCGCCAATAATGTGCATGAGCCAGTGGATTATCAGGCATTACCTGATGAGAGCATCTTTTTACTGCAGAGTGAACACTGCATTACCGGTCACGCTATCAGTGCTTGTAAACTCGGCGATAGCCGTAAAGTAAATCCCTTTGCAGCCACCAGCCTACATACACTGGTGCAGATGGTGAACAGTAAACTGGGAACCACTTTCCTGCCACAAATGGCAATTGATGCTGGCATCCTTAAAGATACCGATTTAGTGGTGTTAAATCCGCCTGGCGACTCTCCTTTCAGAGATATCGGCTTAGTCTGGCGCCAGACTACCAGTCGTATCCGCACCTTCAGAACCCTTGGCTTAGAAGTACAAAAGCTGTTACAGCAGAAGATTGATGGATAG
- the lgt gene encoding prolipoprotein diacylglyceryl transferase — MALQFPHIDPVIVSFGPFEIFGQSFHPALRWYGFMYLLGFMAAMFLLNRKADKSNGLWTRDQVSDLLFYAFLGVILGGRIGYVLVYHLDYFLADPLYLFKISEGGMSFHGGLVGVILAMFYIARKQQRTFFEVSDIVAPVVPIGLGAGRIGNFINGELWGRVTDLPWGMVFPTGGPEPRHPSQLYQFALEGVALFILLQWYSRQTDKRGAVSGMFLLGYGIFRSVAELVRQPDPQLGFFLGDITMGQILSAPMIIFGIYLLVRKAPVNSLVKGKQ; from the coding sequence ATGGCGTTGCAATTTCCTCACATTGATCCTGTGATCGTGTCTTTTGGGCCTTTTGAAATTTTTGGTCAGAGTTTCCATCCAGCGCTACGCTGGTATGGGTTTATGTATCTTCTGGGATTTATGGCGGCGATGTTTTTGCTTAACCGTAAAGCCGACAAATCCAATGGCCTATGGACAAGGGACCAAGTTTCAGACTTGTTGTTTTATGCGTTTCTGGGGGTGATCCTTGGAGGCCGTATCGGCTACGTGCTGGTTTACCATCTCGACTATTTCCTGGCAGATCCTTTGTACCTGTTCAAAATCAGTGAAGGTGGTATGTCATTCCACGGCGGTCTGGTTGGGGTGATACTGGCAATGTTCTATATTGCTCGCAAACAGCAGCGCACATTCTTTGAGGTGTCAGACATCGTCGCGCCAGTTGTCCCTATTGGTCTCGGGGCGGGACGTATTGGCAACTTCATTAACGGTGAACTTTGGGGGCGAGTGACCGATCTTCCTTGGGGAATGGTGTTTCCGACAGGGGGCCCAGAACCACGTCATCCATCGCAATTGTATCAGTTTGCACTGGAAGGCGTTGCGCTGTTTATTTTGTTGCAATGGTACAGTCGCCAAACGGATAAACGTGGCGCAGTTTCCGGCATGTTCCTGTTGGGATATGGTATCTTCCGCAGTGTGGCAGAATTAGTCCGTCAGCCGGATCCTCAATTGGGATTTTTCCTCGGAGATATTACGATGGGACAAATCCTGTCGGCACCGATGATTATCTTTGGTATTTATCTACTGGTACGTAAAGCGCCGGTAAACAGTCTGGTAAAAGGGAAACAGTAA
- a CDS encoding sulfite exporter TauE/SafE family protein, whose product MESLLLVWGACLLLGIVVGFSAGLLGIGGGLIAVPALIYMLPWVHVPANYLPHVAIATSLAAIILTSFSSARAHHARGNIDWSLFKPMLPGTIIGALCSGFIAQLISGNDLKRGFAVFVILMSANMAFPYKPSSEGKKLPPAIVLFLASAFIAVISGLMGIGGGTLTVPFLCWCGLQMRQAVGFSSANGLVIALWGSLGYVIAGWDIEGMPLGSLGYVYLPALVGIVITSMLLAPVGAKAASTWPTPVLKKIFAALLLVVGLKLMFS is encoded by the coding sequence GTGGAAAGCCTTCTATTAGTGTGGGGTGCCTGTTTGTTGTTGGGAATTGTGGTGGGATTCTCAGCCGGCTTATTAGGTATCGGCGGCGGACTAATCGCGGTGCCCGCATTAATTTATATGCTGCCATGGGTGCATGTTCCTGCTAATTATCTGCCGCATGTCGCCATCGCCACCTCGTTGGCCGCCATTATTCTCACCTCATTTTCATCAGCCAGAGCACATCACGCTCGCGGCAATATTGATTGGTCGCTGTTCAAGCCAATGCTGCCCGGCACCATTATCGGGGCGTTGTGCTCAGGGTTTATTGCGCAATTAATATCCGGCAATGACCTGAAACGCGGGTTTGCCGTTTTCGTGATTTTAATGTCAGCGAACATGGCATTCCCTTACAAGCCCTCTTCTGAAGGCAAAAAACTGCCGCCAGCAATTGTGTTGTTTCTGGCGTCGGCGTTCATTGCGGTGATTTCCGGATTGATGGGGATCGGCGGTGGTACGTTAACTGTGCCATTCCTATGTTGGTGTGGCCTGCAGATGCGGCAAGCGGTCGGATTTTCTTCAGCTAATGGCTTGGTGATCGCGCTTTGGGGCAGTTTAGGGTATGTTATTGCCGGCTGGGATATCGAGGGCATGCCGCTGGGTTCCTTGGGGTATGTTTATCTCCCAGCGCTGGTGGGCATAGTGATCACTTCCATGTTGCTGGCCCCCGTTGGTGCTAAAGCAGCGAGTACTTGGCCGACGCCAGTACTGAAAAAGATCTTCGCAGCGTTACTGCTTGTGGTGGGTCTCAAATTGATGTTTAGCTAG
- the thyA gene encoding thymidylate synthase, giving the protein MQQYLDLMRHVLEHGTEKTDRTGTGTLSVFGYQMRFDLSKGFPLVTTKKCHLRSIIHELLWFLNGDTNIAYLKENNVSIWDEWADDNGDLGPVYGAQWRSWPTPDGQHIDQISQVIQQIKQQPDSRRLIVSAWNVAELNKMALAPCHAFFQFYVADGKLSCQLYQRSCDIFLGLPFNIASYALLTMMVAQQCELELGDFVWTGGDTHLYSNHLEQTRLQLSREPRALPTMTILRKPASIFDYQFEDFELIGYDPHPHIKAPVAV; this is encoded by the coding sequence ATGCAGCAATATCTTGATTTAATGCGACATGTACTGGAACACGGTACTGAAAAAACTGATCGTACCGGCACCGGTACGCTTTCAGTGTTTGGTTACCAGATGCGTTTTGACCTCAGTAAAGGTTTCCCGCTAGTCACTACCAAAAAATGCCATCTGCGTTCCATTATCCATGAGCTACTGTGGTTTCTTAACGGTGACACCAATATTGCATACCTTAAAGAAAATAACGTCTCTATCTGGGATGAGTGGGCAGATGACAATGGCGATCTCGGCCCAGTGTATGGTGCTCAATGGCGCAGTTGGCCAACGCCTGATGGCCAGCATATTGATCAGATCAGTCAGGTTATTCAGCAAATAAAGCAGCAGCCAGACTCAAGGCGCTTAATCGTTTCTGCATGGAATGTAGCCGAACTGAATAAAATGGCGTTAGCGCCTTGCCATGCATTTTTCCAGTTTTACGTTGCCGACGGCAAATTGTCCTGCCAGTTGTACCAGCGTAGCTGTGACATCTTCCTCGGGCTACCGTTTAATATCGCTAGTTACGCGTTATTAACGATGATGGTTGCACAGCAATGTGAACTCGAATTAGGGGATTTTGTGTGGACCGGTGGAGATACTCATCTGTATTCCAATCATCTTGAGCAGACACGGCTGCAGTTAAGTCGTGAGCCCAGAGCATTGCCAACGATGACTATCCTGCGCAAACCCGCCTCGATTTTTGACTATCAATTCGAAGATTTCGAATTGATTGGTTATGATCCTCATCCTCATATCAAGGCTCCTGTCGCCGTCTGA
- the nhaA gene encoding Na+/H+ antiporter NhaA: MEKVIRDFLSQESAGGILLLAAVVLAMLSANSPLVGVYQGFLDMPLQIRVGALDIHKPLLLWINDGLMALFFLLIGLEVKRELIEGALSSVAKASLPTFAALGGMMVPAAIYLLFNYQDPITSGGWAIPAATDIAFALGIMALLGSRVPVALKVFLLALAIIDDLGVIVIIALFYSNDLSIISLVVAAFAVLGLILLNVKGVTSLGAYGLLGAILWVAVLKSGVHATLAGVIIAFAIPLRGKDGRSPSQHLEHALHPWSTFLILPVFAFANAGVSLNGMSLQSLLSPVPMGIALGLLLGKPIGVMLFSFLAVKLKLAELPSGIGWHHIAPVAVMCGIGFTMSMFIASLAFEHGGVLYGDLARLGILLGSMTAAALGYLWLSKTLAGTGDKV; the protein is encoded by the coding sequence ATGGAAAAAGTTATTCGGGATTTCCTTAGCCAGGAATCGGCAGGTGGCATTTTGTTGCTGGCGGCTGTGGTGCTGGCCATGCTATCTGCCAATTCTCCGCTGGTGGGAGTCTATCAAGGTTTTCTCGACATGCCATTGCAGATACGTGTTGGCGCATTAGATATTCATAAGCCACTGCTGTTGTGGATTAATGATGGCTTGATGGCGTTGTTCTTCTTGCTGATCGGTTTGGAAGTAAAGCGAGAACTTATTGAAGGGGCGCTGTCTAGTGTCGCAAAAGCGTCGTTGCCAACGTTTGCAGCATTAGGTGGCATGATGGTTCCAGCCGCTATCTATCTGTTATTCAACTATCAAGATCCGATAACTTCAGGTGGTTGGGCTATCCCTGCTGCGACAGATATCGCGTTTGCACTGGGCATTATGGCGTTACTTGGAAGTCGCGTGCCTGTAGCACTTAAGGTGTTCTTGTTAGCGTTAGCAATCATTGATGACTTAGGCGTCATCGTTATCATTGCACTGTTTTACAGCAATGATCTTTCCATCATCAGTCTTGTAGTCGCGGCTTTCGCGGTGTTGGGACTTATTTTGCTTAACGTTAAAGGTGTGACTTCGTTAGGGGCGTATGGACTGCTTGGGGCGATCTTATGGGTCGCGGTTTTGAAATCGGGTGTGCATGCCACGTTGGCTGGCGTAATTATCGCATTTGCCATTCCGTTGCGAGGCAAAGACGGCCGTTCGCCGTCGCAACATCTGGAACATGCTCTGCATCCCTGGAGCACATTCCTTATTCTGCCGGTGTTTGCCTTTGCAAATGCCGGGGTGTCGCTGAACGGTATGTCGCTGCAGAGTCTGTTGTCTCCGGTCCCGATGGGGATCGCGCTGGGACTGCTATTAGGAAAACCCATTGGGGTGATGTTATTCAGCTTTCTTGCGGTAAAACTTAAGTTAGCCGAGTTACCCAGCGGGATTGGTTGGCATCACATTGCCCCAGTTGCGGTAATGTGCGGGATTGGTTTCACCATGTCGATGTTTATTGCTTCGCTCGCGTTTGAACACGGTGGGGTGTTGTACGGTGATTTGGCTCGCCTGGGCATTTTGCTCGGTTCCATGACGGCCGCCGCATTGGGATATTTATGGTTATCAAAAACGTTAGCCGGTACAGGAGACAAAGTATGA
- a CDS encoding Na+/H+ antiporter NhaC family protein, producing the protein MVQTDATSLIPIVLTLALSLITRNVVIGLFVGVLSGVFMLSGWQPFETFGVMVKDYLVPQLTDGYNAGVLVLLVFIGGFVALMEQSGGGHAFAQKVTHWVSTRCRVQLAAWFGGICIFFSDLGTPLIIGPVFRPLFDKLNVSRQKLAFIIDSTASPVAILIPFIGWGVYIMGLIQKELSALNSDVSEWSAFVGAIPYQFYAILAIVIIPLVAFKKLDFGPMAQAEADALLGKHMGNSDLSLQAFSHPQARASFVWAPLLVMGLVMVSMLAPLGFPFRQVSGSVFRAALSSAYFFAAMTLITLMAYRKVRRLSDGIGVYLKGMNNMMQIAIVLILAWTLSTVGKELGTAAYIAQQAQAGFPAWLLPAAAFLFSAIISFATGSSWGTFAIMMPLVIPTSAAIDAPLLVCIGSVLSGGLFGDHCSPISETTIFSSTGSGCDQFEHFRTQLPYALLNGTIALVSFIVAGLHESPWIFVLAILAQLAAVWLLARFYQYRFSLGLMED; encoded by the coding sequence GTGGTTCAGACAGATGCGACATCTCTTATCCCTATTGTTTTAACGTTAGCGTTATCTTTAATTACCCGAAATGTCGTTATTGGATTGTTCGTCGGCGTATTGAGCGGCGTCTTTATGCTGAGTGGCTGGCAGCCGTTTGAGACCTTCGGGGTTATGGTTAAAGATTATCTGGTGCCCCAGTTAACCGATGGCTATAACGCAGGGGTGTTAGTGTTGCTGGTTTTTATCGGTGGCTTCGTAGCATTGATGGAGCAATCTGGCGGTGGTCATGCATTTGCGCAGAAGGTGACGCACTGGGTTAGTACTCGTTGCCGGGTGCAACTGGCGGCATGGTTTGGTGGTATCTGTATCTTTTTTTCCGACTTGGGTACGCCGTTGATTATCGGTCCGGTGTTTCGTCCCTTATTTGATAAACTGAATGTGTCGCGGCAGAAGTTAGCTTTTATTATTGATTCAACCGCTTCGCCAGTAGCCATTCTGATCCCGTTTATTGGTTGGGGGGTCTACATCATGGGGTTAATTCAAAAAGAATTATCGGCTCTAAACAGTGATGTCAGCGAATGGAGCGCTTTTGTTGGCGCCATTCCGTACCAATTTTACGCAATCCTCGCCATTGTTATCATTCCGCTGGTGGCTTTCAAGAAACTTGATTTTGGCCCGATGGCGCAAGCAGAAGCCGATGCCTTGTTGGGAAAGCACATGGGCAACAGTGACCTGTCATTGCAGGCTTTTTCCCATCCTCAGGCTAGAGCCTCGTTTGTTTGGGCGCCGTTATTGGTCATGGGCTTGGTGATGGTGTCAATGCTGGCGCCATTGGGGTTCCCGTTCCGACAAGTATCAGGCTCCGTATTTCGGGCCGCGTTATCCAGTGCCTATTTTTTTGCGGCGATGACACTGATCACCTTGATGGCTTACCGCAAAGTGCGCCGTTTAAGTGATGGTATCGGCGTTTATCTTAAGGGCATGAACAATATGATGCAGATTGCCATCGTATTGATACTGGCCTGGACACTCAGTACCGTAGGTAAAGAATTAGGCACCGCTGCCTATATTGCGCAACAGGCGCAGGCGGGATTCCCCGCCTGGTTGTTGCCTGCGGCAGCATTTCTGTTTTCCGCGATTATTTCATTTGCCACTGGTTCATCGTGGGGGACGTTCGCCATTATGATGCCGTTGGTGATCCCAACCTCGGCGGCCATTGACGCACCATTATTAGTGTGTATTGGTTCGGTTCTGTCTGGTGGTTTATTTGGTGATCACTGTTCTCCCATATCAGAGACCACGATTTTTTCTTCTACGGGTTCTGGGTGTGATCAATTTGAGCATTTTCGTACACAACTGCCATATGCGCTGCTCAATGGCACTATTGCGCTGGTGAGTTTTATCGTTGCCGGTTTGCATGAGTCGCCGTGGATATTCGTCCTGGCCATTTTGGCGCAATTGGCGGCAGTATGGCTGTTGGCAAGGTTTTATCAGTACCGCTTTTCATTAGGGCTTATGGAAGATTAA
- the rppH gene encoding RNA pyrophosphohydrolase: MIDGDGFRANVGIIICNKIGQVMWARRFGQHSWQFPQGGVDDGESAEEAMFRELFEEVGLKPEHVQILTSTRSWLRYRLPKRLVRQDSQPVCIGQKQKWFLLQLKSQDSAVNLNLSGHPEFDDWRWVSYWYPVRQVVSFKRDVYRKVMKEFASTALALQQQREPFRRKGRNRPSR; encoded by the coding sequence GTGATTGACGGCGATGGCTTTCGCGCAAATGTGGGCATAATCATCTGTAATAAAATTGGGCAAGTCATGTGGGCCCGTCGTTTCGGTCAGCATTCGTGGCAGTTTCCACAGGGTGGGGTGGATGACGGCGAGTCGGCAGAAGAAGCCATGTTCCGCGAGTTATTCGAGGAAGTTGGGCTCAAGCCAGAACATGTGCAGATACTGACATCTACTCGTTCATGGCTCCGCTATCGGTTACCTAAGCGCCTAGTGCGTCAGGACAGCCAGCCCGTGTGTATCGGACAAAAGCAGAAATGGTTTTTGTTACAGTTGAAAAGCCAAGATAGCGCGGTAAATCTTAATTTATCCGGTCATCCGGAGTTTGATGACTGGCGCTGGGTGAGTTATTGGTACCCGGTAAGGCAAGTGGTTTCTTTTAAACGCGACGTATACCGCAAAGTAATGAAGGAGTTTGCTTCTACTGCGCTGGCGTTACAGCAGCAACGGGAGCCGTTTCGTCGGAAGGGTAGAAATCGACCGTCTCGCTGA
- the ptsP gene encoding phosphoenolpyruvate--protein phosphotransferase, producing the protein MLNTLRDITQAVASAGDLDTALELLVKQIKAAIVTECCSIYILDKDELILSATDGLEPNAVGNVRMPITEGLVGLVAEREEAINLADARQHPRFKLFPEALEEEYRAFLAVPIIYQKQLLGVIVVQQASARQFSEGEEAFLMTLAAQLAMAVRGLKQKASVKGREKQILFQGTPASNGIAIAHALVLGGEIALRQPNRKAADVKVELERLSTAITRCRNNLGNLSQRFDREQDQEVVAIFSALTLLLDESSLGGEYVREVEQGWCAESAISRVSLRYIEQFQSMEDPYIKERASDIRDLGQKVLRQLIEPDRLVLDSDKPVILVTKEADTTLLAEFPRAKLAGIVTELGGVNSHAAILARALGIPALTGVQQVLASNIDKKMMVLNATRGQLMVSPSSAVISEYRSLLNAEKALQRQYMQEVHLPAETLDGERINLFINAGLLSGLASELAEGADGVGLYRTEIPFMLQQRFPSESEQIKVYSQVFNLVAGRPVVMRTLDVGGDKPLPYFPIKEDNPFLGWRGIRMSLDHPELFLVQMRAMLQANGTSEQLKILLPMVSNLEEVDHALEYFEQAYSELKSDVNPLLSKPQLGVMLEVPALLYQLDEVAKRVDFVSVGSNDLTQYLLAVDRNNPRVSSLFDSYHPGVLRYLKTALQQCRHYGLGISICGEMAGEPAGALLLSAMGYRELSMNQGALAKINYLMRRVSMDELQVLLQQALSLRCGSEVRELLRAYLGEKGLAAILN; encoded by the coding sequence TTGTTAAACACACTCAGGGACATCACTCAGGCAGTCGCCAGCGCCGGCGATTTGGATACGGCGCTGGAGTTATTGGTCAAACAGATCAAGGCTGCGATTGTGACCGAGTGTTGTTCCATTTACATCCTCGACAAGGATGAGTTGATATTATCTGCGACCGATGGTCTGGAGCCTAATGCCGTCGGTAACGTGCGTATGCCGATTACCGAAGGACTTGTAGGCTTGGTTGCCGAACGTGAAGAAGCCATCAATTTGGCAGATGCGCGTCAACATCCTCGCTTTAAGTTGTTTCCTGAAGCCTTAGAAGAAGAATATCGCGCCTTTCTGGCAGTTCCTATTATTTACCAGAAGCAACTCCTTGGTGTGATCGTGGTCCAGCAGGCCAGTGCCCGTCAATTCAGTGAAGGTGAAGAAGCTTTTCTGATGACCTTGGCGGCACAGCTGGCAATGGCCGTTCGTGGTTTGAAACAAAAAGCCAGTGTTAAAGGCCGTGAAAAGCAGATCTTGTTCCAGGGAACTCCCGCATCCAATGGTATCGCTATCGCTCATGCTTTAGTGCTGGGGGGCGAGATTGCGTTGCGACAGCCGAATCGCAAAGCGGCGGATGTTAAAGTGGAGCTGGAGCGATTAAGTACTGCCATCACGCGATGCCGTAATAATCTCGGTAATCTTTCCCAGCGCTTCGACCGTGAGCAGGATCAGGAGGTCGTGGCGATTTTTTCTGCACTAACCTTGTTGTTGGATGAATCCAGTCTCGGTGGCGAATATGTCCGCGAAGTTGAGCAGGGGTGGTGTGCAGAATCGGCTATCAGTCGGGTGTCGCTGCGCTATATCGAGCAATTCCAGTCGATGGAAGATCCCTATATCAAGGAGCGCGCCAGCGACATCCGCGATTTAGGGCAAAAGGTGTTACGTCAGTTGATTGAACCGGATCGCCTGGTATTGGATTCGGATAAGCCAGTGATTCTGGTGACTAAGGAAGCCGATACGACTTTGCTGGCGGAGTTTCCCAGAGCCAAGCTGGCGGGGATCGTCACTGAATTGGGCGGCGTGAATTCTCACGCAGCAATTCTGGCAAGGGCCTTGGGGATCCCGGCACTTACCGGGGTGCAACAGGTTTTGGCATCCAACATCGATAAAAAGATGATGGTGTTAAATGCTACTCGTGGCCAGCTGATGGTGTCGCCTTCCAGTGCTGTTATCAGCGAATACCGCAGTTTGCTGAATGCGGAAAAAGCGCTACAACGACAATATATGCAGGAAGTGCACCTGCCCGCCGAAACCTTAGATGGTGAGCGGATTAATCTGTTCATTAATGCCGGATTACTGAGTGGCTTAGCTTCAGAGTTGGCCGAAGGCGCTGATGGTGTCGGGCTGTATCGTACGGAAATTCCGTTTATGTTACAGCAACGCTTTCCCAGTGAGAGCGAGCAGATAAAAGTCTATTCCCAAGTATTTAATTTGGTGGCTGGGCGCCCGGTAGTGATGCGCACGCTGGACGTCGGTGGCGACAAACCGTTGCCATATTTTCCGATTAAAGAAGACAACCCTTTCTTGGGCTGGCGTGGTATTCGTATGTCGCTGGACCATCCTGAACTGTTTTTAGTGCAGATGCGCGCCATGCTGCAAGCCAATGGCACGAGCGAGCAACTGAAGATTTTGCTGCCAATGGTAAGTAACCTTGAGGAAGTTGACCACGCGCTGGAATACTTTGAGCAAGCTTACAGTGAGCTGAAATCAGATGTGAATCCCTTGCTTTCAAAACCACAGTTAGGCGTGATGCTGGAAGTGCCCGCTTTACTGTATCAGTTGGATGAAGTGGCCAAACGGGTAGATTTTGTGTCAGTGGGGTCAAACGACCTGACTCAATATTTATTAGCCGTTGATCGCAACAACCCTAGAGTGAGTTCGTTATTTGACAGTTATCATCCTGGTGTTTTGCGTTACCTTAAAACGGCATTGCAGCAATGCCGTCACTATGGCTTGGGGATCAGTATCTGCGGTGAGATGGCGGGCGAACCTGCCGGGGCATTATTGTTGTCAGCCATGGGCTATCGTGAATTGAGCATGAACCAGGGCGCATTAGCAAAGATTAACTACCTGATGCGTCGGGTGAGCATGGATGAATTACAGGTGCTGTTGCAACAGGCACTGTCATTACGTTGTGGTTCTGAAGTGCGAGAATTATTACGCGCTTATTTGGGCGAAAAGGGACTAGCGGCAATTCTCAACTAG
- a CDS encoding adenylate/guanylate cyclase domain-containing protein, producing the protein MRARVQAKKLLFAILAWTGAMSAFVFFRYSQSTELPQWAVGSGDLATLAVYMGIIFGSLHWMSNLIADFSAINRLPYIFSVIFKGLFLLLGATTLAYMTQYLNMWAIENHIATLRQMLTVHILYSPSFQALMIYLVVVRVGLAFIEQMALLVGPRILLNIGMGNYHRPRYEQRLFLYIDMVASTTHAESLGDYRFSRLIQDCFSLLSETITNNDAEIYRYMGDAVLIHWPLPQGIINDRCMNVYFEFSQQLNWQRHYFEEQYGFVPKFKAAAHCGQVVAAVVGVQKQEISFFSDVLNTLARLQDQCNPLGQRMLLSGALVARLENNHSEYQLTNFGPVKLKGKQHSIEVYGVKPKQG; encoded by the coding sequence GTGAGAGCACGTGTACAGGCAAAGAAACTCTTGTTCGCCATTCTGGCCTGGACCGGAGCTATGTCGGCCTTCGTCTTTTTCCGATATTCCCAATCGACTGAGCTTCCCCAGTGGGCAGTTGGCTCAGGGGATCTGGCCACGCTTGCTGTTTACATGGGCATCATCTTCGGCAGTTTGCATTGGATGTCTAACCTGATTGCTGATTTCAGTGCTATCAACCGGCTACCCTATATATTCTCCGTTATTTTCAAAGGGTTATTCCTTCTTCTTGGTGCCACGACATTAGCGTATATGACGCAATATCTGAACATGTGGGCGATTGAAAACCACATAGCGACTTTGCGGCAGATGTTGACAGTGCACATCCTGTATAGCCCATCGTTCCAGGCATTGATGATCTATCTGGTGGTTGTACGAGTCGGTTTGGCATTTATTGAGCAGATGGCATTGCTGGTTGGTCCGCGCATTCTGCTGAATATTGGGATGGGTAACTATCATCGTCCCCGCTATGAACAGCGCCTGTTTTTGTACATAGATATGGTGGCGTCCACCACGCATGCTGAATCACTGGGCGATTACCGTTTCAGTCGTTTGATCCAGGATTGCTTTAGCTTGCTGTCAGAAACTATCACCAATAACGATGCTGAAATCTACCGCTATATGGGGGATGCAGTGCTGATCCACTGGCCGCTGCCACAGGGCATCATCAATGACCGTTGCATGAATGTGTATTTTGAATTCAGCCAGCAACTCAACTGGCAACGCCACTATTTTGAAGAACAGTATGGATTTGTGCCCAAATTTAAAGCGGCAGCACACTGTGGGCAGGTTGTGGCGGCAGTCGTTGGTGTACAAAAGCAGGAAATCAGCTTCTTCAGCGACGTACTGAATACACTTGCACGACTGCAGGACCAATGTAACCCGCTCGGACAACGAATGTTGCTATCTGGCGCGTTAGTTGCGCGTCTGGAAAACAATCATAGTGAGTATCAACTGACCAACTTTGGTCCGGTGAAACTCAAAGGCAAACAACATTCCATTGAAGTCTATGGCGTAAAACCTAAGCAGGGTTAA